CCTGACGGTGATTTCTCCCAAATCCGTGGATTCCGTCACAACGCGGGATATACTGATCAGGAATTGCATCAGCAAAGTCGTGTTTTTGCCGGAAGGGGTGGATGCTTCCGTGGCGGAGTGCCTGACGGATCTTTGCGGCAAGATGGGAGTGGACTTTTATGCTTCCATGATGGTGAGGATGCCAACCGTACACAAAACTTACTTTGGAGTGATGGGCGAAGTCAGGATGCTGGTGTACAAGTCCACCCCCATTCCCTACACCACGTCCTGGCAGATCAAGAAAGCCCTGGACTGGTTCGGTTCTCTTGCCCTGCTGGTGATTACTTCGCCCTTGTGGCTGGTTGCGGCCGCAGGCATCAAACTGTCCGCTCCCGGTTCCGTTTTCTACCGCCAGAAGCGCTCCGGACTGCATGGAAGGGAATTCGGCATGTGGAAATTCCGCACCATGTATCAGGATGCGGAGAAAAGGCTGGATGAAGTGAAGGCCAGCCATGGCAATGAGATGGACGGTCCCCTTTTCAAGCTGGAGAATGACCCCCGCGTCTTTCCTTTCGGTCGCATTCTGCGCAAATTCAGCATTGATGAGTTGCCTCAGCTCATCAATGTGCTGAAAGGGGAGATGAGCCTGGTAGGCCCCCGGCCGCTGCCCGTTTATGAAACGGAGGCTTTTACCAGTGATGCGCACCGCCGCAGGCTGAGCGTGCTGCCCGGTGTCACCGGATACTGGCAGATAGCGGGGCGCAGCAACATCAAGGAATTTGAGAAACTGGTGGAGCTGGATATGTATTATATCGACCACTGGTCCCTGTGGCTGGACGTTAAACTGCTGCTGAAAACAGTTCCCGCCGTGTTGTTTGCCCGCGGGGCCAAATAAGGATTTCCCCCGGCGGCCGGGAGGGTGCGGGGATGCCCTGTTTACAAGCCCGGCATGCGTTTGTAAGTGTATTTTTCCGCGGTCTGTCCCATGCCCGTCATGGCATCGGCCGATCTTTTTCGAGAAAACCTCAAAAGTTTGGTGAAAAATGAAGTGATTTGAGGCCGGGCGGAGACTTTAACCTTGAGGTGCGGGAGGCGTTGGGGCAGAATCAGCCCACTATGGATTTAGTTCAGCGAGAAATCTCTAAAGAAACGGTGACTCCGTATTTCATCGAGTATTTCGGTCAGGCTCCAACTCATGTGGCAGCGGCACCGGGACGTGTGAACCTCATTGGCGAGCACACGGATTATAATAATGGTTTTGTGATGCCCATGGCTCTGGACAATCATTGTGTCGTCGCAGTAGCTCCTTCCCCTGTCAGCAAACATCGCTTCTGCGGTTCTCTGGGAGACCAGATACATGAAATTGCCGTGGAGGATGCCCTGGTTCCCGGCGAGCCGTTCTGGTCCAATTACGTGCGCGGCGTGCTGGCCAATCTGCATCGGCGCGGCATAGAAATCGGCCCGGTGGACATGCTGATTGACAGCAACGTGCCTCGCGGCGGCGGCCTTTCTTCCAGCGCCGCCCTGGAAGTCGCCGTCTGCACCGCACTGGCCGCCTTTGCCGGTGTCAGGATTGATCCCAAGGAGGTAGCCTTGATCGGGCAGGCCGTGGAACACGAGTTCGTGAATGTGCCCTGCGGCATCATGGACCAGTTCATTTCCGCCAACGGCAAGAAGGGCATGGCCCTTAAGCTGGATTGCGCCACTCTGGAATATGAGCTGGTGCCGATGAATAACGATTCCGTTTCCGTGCTGGTTCTGGACAGTGCCGTGAAGCATTCCCTGGCGGACGGAGCCTACGGCCAGCGCCGCAAGCAGTGCGAGGAAGCCTCCGCCATCATGGGGGTGCCTTCCCTGCGCGAAGCTTCCCTGGAATTGCTGGAATCCTTCAAGGAACAGCTTGGCGACGTACGTTACCGCCGTGCCCGCCACGTCATCGGTGAAAACGCCCGGGTGGCCGTTTTTGCGGATGCCCTCGCCCGCGGCGACTGGGATGAAGCCGGCGTAGCCATGCGCGGCAGCCATGCCTCCCTGCGCGATGATTATGAAGTTTCCTGTGCGGAGGTGGATACTCTGGTTTCCCTTTGTGACCGCATTCCTTCCGCTTCTTCCGTTTACGGCGCCCGCATGACGGGCGGCGGCTTCGGCGGTTGCATCGTCGCCCTGGTCAAGACGGAAGACGTGGACAAGGTAGCGCAGGAACTGCTCCAGGCCTATTGCCAGGAAACAGGGATTGAAACCACCTACCTCGTGACGAGCGCCGGTGAAGGCGCCCGTGTATTGTACCAAGCTTAATCCACACTGATTATGAGAAAACTAGCAACCATACTCGGGGCTGTGGCCCTGATGACGTGGGGCGCCGCCGCCCAGGAGGGGGCCGTTCCTGCAACAGCTCCGGACGCCCAGCCCACGCTGTCCGCTCCGGCTTTGACGCCTGCTGCGGAAATGCAGCCAGCCGCTGAAATCCAGCCAGCCTCTCCCGTGGCTGTGGAAAACGCCGCCCAAAAGGCTGAGGAACCCAAGGAACCGGTGACGGCGGCACCTCTTTCCATGCCGGAAGTCATTCTGTTCTGCGTGGTGGTCGTGGGCGTCATTGCCCTGGGTATCTGGAAGAGCCGTGATCCGCAGGAGACGGAGGAAGAGAAGAAGACGAAGGGTGCTTCCGACTATTTCCTGGCCGGCCGCGGCCTGACCTGGTGGCTCGTCGGCTTTTCTCTGATTG
This genomic stretch from Akkermansia biwaensis harbors:
- a CDS encoding sugar transferase; translation: MLIQNADRTTYGINKMAVTILAFVVFMVVGFISWSSLGVQPEPWRLRTLVLAPLTMSLLLYFCCDQFGVYYRCMTLSGTVWRLALAYACFVVLSSIIWKYLVPFSGDPVVQILAYLLTFLGVLWLCIFRFRSEKKLEEEAPMLLVGAPEHVDTFLKQMKRDRVDIQGALTVISPKSVDSVTTRDILIRNCISKVVFLPEGVDASVAECLTDLCGKMGVDFYASMMVRMPTVHKTYFGVMGEVRMLVYKSTPIPYTTSWQIKKALDWFGSLALLVITSPLWLVAAAGIKLSAPGSVFYRQKRSGLHGREFGMWKFRTMYQDAEKRLDEVKASHGNEMDGPLFKLENDPRVFPFGRILRKFSIDELPQLINVLKGEMSLVGPRPLPVYETEAFTSDAHRRRLSVLPGVTGYWQIAGRSNIKEFEKLVELDMYYIDHWSLWLDVKLLLKTVPAVLFARGAK
- the galK gene encoding galactokinase codes for the protein MDLVQREISKETVTPYFIEYFGQAPTHVAAAPGRVNLIGEHTDYNNGFVMPMALDNHCVVAVAPSPVSKHRFCGSLGDQIHEIAVEDALVPGEPFWSNYVRGVLANLHRRGIEIGPVDMLIDSNVPRGGGLSSSAALEVAVCTALAAFAGVRIDPKEVALIGQAVEHEFVNVPCGIMDQFISANGKKGMALKLDCATLEYELVPMNNDSVSVLVLDSAVKHSLADGAYGQRRKQCEEASAIMGVPSLREASLELLESFKEQLGDVRYRRARHVIGENARVAVFADALARGDWDEAGVAMRGSHASLRDDYEVSCAEVDTLVSLCDRIPSASSVYGARMTGGGFGGCIVALVKTEDVDKVAQELLQAYCQETGIETTYLVTSAGEGARVLYQA